One part of the Vibrio hyugaensis genome encodes these proteins:
- a CDS encoding glycosyltransferase family 4 protein, with product MKKVAFITPSYPVLSETFIQTEVDAIQACGHDVTVFTFEIEPCEAFFNYDVIEIGSHIQVENWNHLHIPGFFKACSFAFKQSGIPKKSLMGTGLKLAMQLADQGIGHVHAHFCQHTAAHAIVAAKLLNISCSFVAHGHDVYESPFDVKEKINASDFTIAVCDDMYNDFKSMTNGNVKLLHCGVKPEQFTPEKRTDSDQLRLVFLGRFVEQKGLQYLLEALVPIANKLNVHLDVIGTGPMKKEFVSLTSQLGLTHCVSFLGAKPHSWVKENLSKYDCLVAPFCFSRTGCVDTGPLVLKEAMAVGTPVITSNVMGCKEIVTNETGLFVKQHSIEDITQCINQFAELPQNKRKEMGKCGRQRVLKYFNAYRQAQKLSQWIEQPNSN from the coding sequence ATGAAAAAAGTCGCGTTTATTACTCCTAGTTACCCCGTGCTAAGTGAAACTTTCATTCAAACCGAAGTGGATGCAATTCAAGCATGCGGTCACGATGTAACGGTTTTTACGTTTGAAATCGAGCCTTGCGAAGCGTTTTTTAATTACGATGTTATCGAAATTGGCTCTCACATTCAGGTTGAGAATTGGAATCATCTTCATATACCCGGCTTTTTCAAAGCGTGTAGCTTTGCCTTCAAACAATCTGGTATTCCTAAAAAATCGTTAATGGGAACGGGGTTAAAACTGGCGATGCAACTTGCAGATCAAGGAATCGGTCACGTTCACGCTCATTTCTGTCAGCACACCGCAGCACATGCGATTGTCGCCGCCAAGTTACTCAACATTTCTTGCTCTTTTGTAGCTCACGGACACGACGTGTATGAATCTCCGTTTGATGTAAAAGAGAAAATTAACGCCAGTGACTTCACAATAGCCGTTTGTGATGACATGTATAACGACTTCAAAAGCATGACAAATGGAAACGTAAAGCTACTCCACTGTGGCGTGAAACCTGAACAGTTTACACCAGAGAAAAGAACAGACTCAGACCAATTACGATTGGTTTTTTTAGGGCGCTTCGTTGAGCAAAAAGGCCTTCAATATTTACTCGAAGCGTTGGTCCCTATCGCCAACAAACTCAATGTTCATCTTGATGTTATTGGCACTGGGCCGATGAAAAAAGAGTTTGTATCGCTAACCAGCCAACTTGGATTGACTCACTGTGTCTCATTTCTTGGCGCTAAGCCCCATAGTTGGGTAAAAGAAAATTTATCAAAATACGATTGCCTCGTGGCACCATTTTGCTTCTCACGTACTGGCTGTGTCGACACTGGCCCCCTAGTGCTCAAAGAGGCGATGGCAGTTGGAACACCGGTTATTACCTCAAATGTTATGGGCTGCAAAGAGATAGTGACTAATGAGACGGGCTTATTTGTAAAGCAGCACAGTATCGAAGATATCACTCAATGCATCAATCAATTCGCTGAGTTACCTCAGAATAAACGTAAAGAAATGGGAAAATGCGGACGACA
- a CDS encoding glycosyltransferase family 2 protein, whose amino-acid sequence MDKVTIIIPTYQCLEYLPKALDSVFHQTHRNFEVIVINDGGDLSTQRYLESLLDHRLRYLNTEGVGVAEARNLGVKEATGDYIAFLDADDFWLPDKLKIQVALHKSHPDLALSFSNYVHVSESYEAFTDCFQFWNQLQNEPDEVLLLSKPLDTIIANNIIGTSTVMLDAKLIEAFPMFKAELPYAEDWELWLRICENYQVGVVNSIQVGYLIRQGSITNTKSRKLQQLACLNGILDTYRKSASKYDISPSALKKANARILEGYADYYRGAKSYSKAIALNMRSWIQDPQPRRLRRIMVDGKALVLSNVKFIPE is encoded by the coding sequence ATGGACAAAGTCACTATTATCATTCCAACTTATCAATGCTTGGAATACTTACCCAAAGCTCTAGACAGTGTGTTCCATCAAACGCACCGTAACTTTGAGGTTATCGTCATTAATGATGGCGGTGACCTTAGTACACAGCGCTATCTCGAATCATTGCTCGACCACAGGCTCAGATACCTGAATACTGAAGGGGTGGGTGTAGCAGAGGCGAGAAACTTGGGAGTAAAAGAGGCAACGGGCGACTACATTGCTTTTCTTGATGCGGATGACTTTTGGTTGCCTGATAAGTTGAAAATCCAGGTCGCCTTGCACAAAAGTCATCCTGACTTGGCACTTAGCTTTAGCAACTATGTTCATGTTTCGGAAAGCTATGAGGCGTTTACTGACTGTTTTCAGTTTTGGAACCAACTCCAGAACGAGCCAGATGAAGTACTGCTGCTTAGTAAGCCACTGGATACGATCATTGCCAATAATATTATTGGAACATCCACGGTTATGCTGGATGCAAAGCTTATAGAAGCGTTCCCTATGTTCAAAGCGGAATTGCCCTACGCTGAGGATTGGGAGTTGTGGCTAAGAATATGTGAAAATTACCAAGTGGGCGTGGTGAATTCTATCCAAGTGGGTTATCTGATTCGTCAAGGGTCCATCACCAATACCAAAAGTCGTAAACTGCAACAATTAGCTTGTTTGAATGGCATTCTAGATACCTATCGAAAGAGTGCATCAAAATATGATATTTCTCCCTCAGCGCTTAAAAAAGCGAACGCAAGAATCTTAGAAGGATATGCTGACTACTATCGAGGAGCTAAGTCTTACTCAAAGGCGATAGCACTCAACATGCGCTCTTGGATTCAAGACCCTCAACCTCGACGGTTACGACGCATTATGGTGGATGGCAAAGCGTTAGTGTTATCGAATGTAAAGTTTATTCCGGAATAG
- a CDS encoding nitrogenase-stabilizing/protective protein NifW, with protein MSESDIQAKIASFTHIEEALEYFDIGFDSRFIDKHRVELVKRFNGYLILTKPEDWFSARRALKNAYCKVQRSLLDKTTRSACRGCTTCQRR; from the coding sequence ATGAGTGAAAGTGATATTCAAGCGAAAATTGCCAGCTTTACCCATATAGAAGAAGCGTTGGAGTATTTTGATATCGGTTTTGATAGTCGCTTTATTGATAAACACCGAGTCGAGTTAGTGAAACGCTTCAATGGCTATTTGATTTTGACTAAACCAGAAGATTGGTTTTCTGCTCGTCGCGCTTTGAAAAACGCTTACTGTAAAGTGCAGCGTAGCTTGTTGGACAAAACTACGCGCTCAGCTTGTCGTGGGTGTACCACATGCCAAAGAAGGTAA